AGACAAAGACAGTATGGATTGGTGTCTATACAAGTATCGTCACTTGGTCGAAAATGCCTTTGGGAGAATTAAGCATTATCGAGCTATTTCAAGTAGATATGACAAGCTAGAAAGGAATTATGCCAGCATGTTATCGCTGGCATTCATGTTAATGTGGCTACCGATGTATTGTTGAACACAAAATGTACAGCAAAGATCAACACGCCCTAGTATTTATACAAAAATAACCTATGCACCTCACATAACTCTAAACGCTAAGCCTCTTCCCTATCTATTATGCCTTCAATCTAATTATTCACACCTCTATCTGGCTATAGGTCATGACTCATCTAAGCTAACTGCAGTGGTAAATTTCACGGTTCTCATAGAGACAGAGGTATGGAACTTGCGAATATTCAGATCTTTGCGCAATACTCGCTCAACAAAGTCTTCGTAAGCTTGTATATCTTTCACCGTAACAATCAACATAAAATCAAAGCTGCCTGATATCTGATAGCACTGAGTAACCTCTGACGCCTTAGAAATAGAATGGCGAAAAATTTGATAGATATCCCCTCGATCGCGCTCCATTTCAACAGACACAACTAAGGTCATCTTGCTGCCAGTAAGCTCAGGATTAATGATCGAAACATCACCGACGATCACGCCCTCTTGCCTCAATCGTTTCACTCGCTTTAAGCAAGCAGGAGGGGATAGCCCTACGATCTCGGCTAACGACTGATTAGGGATCCGGTTATTCTTCTGAAGCTCTACCAATATGCTTCTATCTATACGGTCTATTTCCATAATTTCTTAAACCATGATTTTTTGACTGATAATTTCTTACTTTACGACAACTTAAAAATCACGGGTAATTTTATAGGTTATTTTTGAAATAATAATCACAACAATCGCGGTAAGATCTTTTTATACAACACAACGAGTTATGGTCGTAACGATGAAATCAACCTATCAATTTGTCAAAGAGCTCCTCAAAGAAATCTTCGATGTCACTTCGACGCTTTTCCGTATCATGATTCCAATCATCATATTGATAAAAGTCGTCGAAGAGCTTGGCGGCATAATGATTCTTAGCGAATGGCTAAGCCCTATAATGGAAAGCGTCGGATTACCCAAAGAAATGGGTCTAGTATGGGCAACTACCATACTCACCAACATCTATGCCGGGCTAATTATCCTTATTAATTCCGATGTTCCCTTAACGGTTGCTCAAGCCTCAATTTTAGGCAGCATGATGCTCCTTGCTCACTCATTGCCAATTGAAGGCGCTATTGCCAAAAAAGCAGGTGTTAGCTGGCTGGCTACCCTATCGGTGAGAGTGGGTGGAAGCTTAGTGCTGGCATGGCTACTCAACCTCAGTTATCAATACGGAGACTGGCTCAACTACCCAGCAACCGTGCTTTGGCAACCGGAAGTATCTGGAGACACGAGTTATCTTGGTTGGGCGCTTGAACAGTTCAAGAACTTTGCGGTTATCTTCATGGTAATCTCAGCACTATTACTGTTACTCAAGATCTTAAAGGTTCTAGGTATTGAGAAACTCATGGCAGTATTACTGAGACCATTCTTAAGAGTACTGGGAATCAGCAAAGACGCAACAAACCTAACAATAATAGGAATCACGCTTGGCCTTTCGTTTGGTGGCGGCTTATTAATCAATGAAGCCAAGAAAGGGCATATCTCAGCAAGAGACGTATTCACCGCAATCATGCTGCTCAACTTGCTCCACAGTTTAATTGAAGATACGTTGTTGATCCTACTCATCGGGGCTGATTTCTACACGATATTTTGGGGAAGGCTTGTATTCTCGGTGTTGGTTGTCGCTGTGATATCAAACGTCATTAAGCGCATGAATCCAAGCACTTGCGAACGGTATTTTTATCGCGATGTCTCTCAGTCATAGTTGGACTAACTCAGCCTGAAATAGCTTTACTATTTTTGTTAAAGCTAGTTCAGGTTTGTTATTAGAAGAGCCTAAATAAAGGATTTTTTCCAATGGGTGCTACTGTCAATCCAATTAGCATGAAAGACCAGATCATTAAAAATACTCAAGGCTCTTCAAGACACACAAGTTACTGACCGTCTCTAATTATTGCTGCAAGTTACGCACTCTTTGAACCATTGAATTAACCTAGAAGCCTCAAAGCGATGGGTAATATTGATTTCTTCCCCGCGCTTTAGCTTGATAAAGATGTTTGTCTGCGCACGCATACAGTTCTTCAATATCGGTTATATCATTATTCAATACCGAGATACCTATACTGACTGTCACATCAATTAATCTTTGATTGTAAACCACTTCACTTTCTTCTACTATTTTGATAATTCGCCCCGCTATACTTTTAGCATC
The nucleotide sequence above comes from Vibrio atlanticus. Encoded proteins:
- a CDS encoding Lrp/AsnC family transcriptional regulator; the encoded protein is MEIDRIDRSILVELQKNNRIPNQSLAEIVGLSPPACLKRVKRLRQEGVIVGDVSIINPELTGSKMTLVVSVEMERDRGDIYQIFRHSISKASEVTQCYQISGSFDFMLIVTVKDIQAYEDFVERVLRKDLNIRKFHTSVSMRTVKFTTAVSLDES